In Mycolicibacterium gadium, the genomic window CTCGGCCACCAGGTAACCCTCGTGCCAGTCGCCGCCGCGATCGCCGGTGGAGTACTCCCATCCCATGGAGAACAGGGTAATCCGTATCCGTCAAGGTATCCTGATATGAATTGCGCCAAGCATCAAGAATACCTGACAAAACGCTTACTATCGGTAATGCCGTTTTGTTGGTTTACTGCTTTACAGCATTACGGCATTGCGGGATGATGGAGCTATGGCTTTCCATGGTTTCGTCGCGGTCCAGGGCCGCGGTGTCGTTGCTCTGCCCGCCGAGGTTCGGCGCCGGCTGCACCTCGATGAATCGGGGGCTCAAGTCGAGATCACCGAGCGCGAGGACGGGGTGCTTGAGCTTCGGGCGGTGCTCCCGATCCCGGCTGATCAACGCTGGTTTTGGCAGGATCGCTGGCAGCAGCGGGAGAAGGAAGTCGACGAGCACGTGGCGGCCGGGCGGGTCACCGTTCACGACGACGGCGACGCCTTGCTGGACCATCTCGATCAGCTTGACGCCCAGGCCGACGAAGCGCGGGCCAAGGCCGACCCTAAGTCGTGAAGTTCGAGACAACCCCGGCGTTCGACGCGGACTACCGCAAGCTCAAGGCTGAGCACCGAACGGCCTTCCGCGACGTGGTGATGACGAAGTTCGTCCCAGCCTGCGATGCCTACGCCGCCGATCCGGCGACCCCATGGCCGCGGTCGCTGCGCGTCAAGGCCGTGCACGGCGCGCCGGGCATCTTGGAGATGACGTGGTCGTTCGCCAGTCCCGACGGGCGAGCCACTTTCGAATTGGTCACCGTCAACCTCGAACTGCGCTGTCGGTGGCGCCGCGTCGGAGACCACGATGTCTTCAAATCCCCCTAGGCCGGGAGTCGGAGAGTGCCCGTTCGCCGCATCAGTAGGC contains:
- a CDS encoding AbrB/MazE/SpoVT family DNA-binding domain-containing protein; the encoded protein is MAFHGFVAVQGRGVVALPAEVRRRLHLDESGAQVEITEREDGVLELRAVLPIPADQRWFWQDRWQQREKEVDEHVAAGRVTVHDDGDALLDHLDQLDAQADEARAKADPKS